The genomic stretch TCTCATTTTTATTGATGAGATTGACGCAGTGGGAAGACAAAGAGGAGCAGGTATCGGCGGTGGAAATGATGAAAGAGAACAGACTTTAAACCAACTCTTAACAGAAATGGATGGTTTTGAGGGTAACACTGGTATTATCGTCATCGCCGCTACTAACCGTGCAGACGTTTTAGACTCTGCTTTAATGCGTCCGGGTCGTTTCGATCGTCAAGTGATGGTTGATCCCCCCGATTTCAAGGGCAGAATTGGTGTTTTGGAAGTTCACGCTCGTAACAAAAAATTAGCTTCTAGTGTTTCTATTGAAGCGATCGCCCGTCGTACCCCTGGTTTTAGTGGTGCGGATTTAGCTAATTTACTCAATGAGGCCGCTATCTTAACCGCCCGTCGTCGTAAATCTGAGATTACCCTTTTAGAAATTGATGATGCCGTCGATCGAGTTATTGCAGGTATGGAAGGCACTCCTTTAGTAGATAGTAAAAGTAAACGCTTGATTGCTTATCATGAAGTAGGCCATGCGATCGTTGGTACTTTATTAAAAGATCATGATCCAGTACAGAAAGTAACTCTTATTCCTCGTGGACAAGCTCAAGGTTTAACATGGTTTACTCCCAACGAAGAACAAGGATTAACCACCAAAGCCCAATTAATGGCAAGAATTGCCGGAGCAATGGGAGGCAGAGCCGCCGAAGAAGAAGTCTTTGGCTATGACGAAGTAACCACTGGTGCTGGAGGAGATTTACAACAAGTTACGGGAATGGCTCGTCAAATGGTAACACGATTCGGCATGAGTGAATTAGGCTCACTTTCTTTAGAAGGGCAAAGCGGAGAAGTATTTCTTGGCGGTGGTTTTATGAACCGTGCAGAATATTCTGAAGAAACGGCATCTCGCATTGACTCTCAAATTAAGACTTTAGCCGAACATGGACATCAAATTGCTCGTCAAATTGTACGGGATAATCGGGAAGTGATCGATCGTCTAGTCGATTTATTAATTGAAAAAGAAACCATTGACGGTGAGGAATTTCGTCAAATTGTGGCCGAATACACCACAGTCCCTGAAAAAGAACAATTTGTTCCTCAACTGTAAATTTTGATTTTCACTTTTCCCCCTGAATTACTCAGGGGGTTTTTTATTTTTAGTGAAATTTTGTATCAAGATGAATTACTACTTATTACTCACAAATTTATATCTTGCACTTCTATCATAAATTCTCGATGACGAGAGATAAAAGTGACAAGAATTTATTTTTCTCGTTTTATCTAGTTGGTGTTATTCTACCAGTACATCAGTTTAATAAGGATTAGTTGGAACATTTAAACCTCGATCGCGCAAGAAGTCACCCGTTTCACGAGAAGGAGTATAATTATAGCCAAAACCACTATTATTTTCGGCGTCATCAATAACTTGAGGCGTGAGCATCACGATAACCTCCGATCGACGATTATCCTTGTTTGTGGCACGGAATAAGGTACCAATAAGAGGTAAATCACCTAAAATAGGCACTTTTGACACCGTATTTCTTTCCTCATCGGTAATAATACCTGATAAAATGATAGTTTGTCCATCTCGTAAACGAATTTTACCAGAGCTTACATTTCTTTTGATTAATGGAGTAATAATATTAGAAGCACCACCACCACTATCAAAAGTTTGTGGAGTACCAGGGGTGGAAATGGAAGGAGACACTTCTAAACTAATAAAACCATTATCGTCAATTTTAGAAATGTTAACAGAAAGAATTAAACCGGCGGGAGTGATTTCTGGAGTAATAGTTCTAATACCAGTTTCAGGATCAACTTCGGTTACAACACTGGTAACAATATCCTGAACTAGTTCAACTGTACCTACTTGCCCTTCTTGCACTACAAGAGTAGGATCTGTTAAAACCTTTCCGTTACCCGATTGAATATTCGCTCGGATTTGTGCAATAAAAGCCTGTGGGACATTAAAATTACGTCCTAGTACACTACCTAGTGATTGATTAATATCTAAATTTTGTAAATCTGCTCCCGTCTCGCTAGGAGTAATACGACCTGTATTTGGATTTCCCGGACTTGGAAATCCTCTGAGATTTTGCGAACTTGTCCCAAAGTTAATAACTCCTAAGCCCCCCTGTTGAATAATTCCTGTATCACCAACTGCCCCAGAAAAACTCATTCCAAAGCTAGTATTATTATCTAAAGCAATATCAATTACTTTGACATTAACAGCTACTTGACGACGACGAATATCTAGTTGAGTTAAAAAATTAGTTGCCACCTGTATTAAATGAGGTTCTCCGACTAAGGTAATCGTTTCATGAACTGGATCTGCGTGAACAGTTAAACCTTCTAAAACTAAAACTTCTCCTTCTTTTGGTTTTATATCAAGAGGAATTACCGTGTATTCTTCTGTAATATCTTCTACCGCAATGTCCGAAGTTTGTTGTCCTGTTACCTGTCCTGTATCTGTACGAACAATATCTCTTCTTTCTCGTGTTTCTACTAATTGAATAATGTTACCTTGAGCACCTAAAGTACCCAAAAATCTTGCGGCACCTACCGCACTATACTGATTTAAACGAATGCTACGAGTTATCGTATTTTTCACCGATGGTGGTAATTTACTACCCACAAAAATAGTATTACCTTGACGGTTTGCTTTTAAGCCAGAAATCATTAATACACTATTAAAAACATCTTGTACGGGTTCGTCTTGTAAATCTAAGGAAACGGTACTCGTGGTTTGTCCTTCTGCCTGTTGATCTGTGAAAATTATATTTAATCCTGCGGCTCGACTCAATAATGCTAATACTTCTGTTGCAGGTGCATCTCTTAGTACTAAACGAGGAACTGTTGCATTCGTTCCTAAGTCAATAATAGGAAAATTATTTGTAACATTAGAAACCGACATATCTCCGACGGGAGGAGCTACCGCTCTGGAAAAAGGAGGTGGCACTGGTTGTGTATTTTCAACGATTTTGCCATCAATTTTGATGGTAGGATTCGGAACAAGAACATCTTGTTCATTAGATGGAAAAGTTTGAGCGATCGAATCTGGGGGGGGTTGAATCTTAAGTTTTTTATTAATACTAGGATTTGCTATTGCTAGAGATTGCCAGCACAGAAGAATAACAGCACTACTGCTCAAAAACTTGATTTGATTAAAAGAAAATTTGATCATCGATTTTAACTCCTACACACGATTAAATTTTAAAGGATAAAATTAGGATAATGAAATAAAGGTTTGCAATTCGTCATAAATAAAAAAGACCTAACCTAGTTAGCTGGTTGTTCACCTTCGGCTGGAGGAGTACCTTCTGCTGGTGGTGTAGTGCCTTCGGCTGGAGGAGTACCTTCTGCTGGCGGTGTAGTAGTTTCTGCTGGTGGTGCCTCTGGAGGTTGTATATTGGGAAATACAGCTTTTAAAGTTAAAGTAGTTTTTAGGGTTGGCTCCCCAACGGTTAGTAATTGGTCATTTTCAAATAAATATTGGGTAGGATTAATAGTAGAAGTACTCAAATTTTGGACAACTATCAGTGGTTGTAACCTTTCTATATCTTGTAAAAAAAGTTGTAACTGATTAAACGTACCTTCCAAGTCAAGATTAATGGTTTTTACTTCAAAATTATTAGTAGCAAGACTACCAAGAGAATCATCAGCAACCACTTGTTTTTCGCCGGCGGGAACGTAACTATTCATTTTCACGTTACTAAAATTGGTGAAACTATTGACATCCAACAATAGAGTATCTATGGTTTCGTCATTAGAGAATAGTTGCATTACATCTTCTTTAAGATCTTTCGTTTCTTGTAATTCATTCTGTTTCCCAGCAATAATTTGTTCTAATTCAGTAGAACTTAGTTGACTTAACTGAGATTGTTTTTCTTGTTTTTGGTTATTTAATTCTGATAATTCAGTCCAAATAGGAAGCACTTGAGACCAAAAAAGATAAGCGGCAATTAAGAATCCACCTACCCCAATGGCGATACCAGAAACCTGGGGAGTAAATGTAATGCCAAATGCTTGAGGATAATCACCTGATTCCCCAAATCCGTCATCTTGGGGATCAAATTCGTCAGACGTGGTAAAAGATGTTGTCATTGAGTTGTTTCTCCTTCTGCTGGTGTTTCTGTTTTTGTTTCAGGTTCAGCTACAGGTTGTAACCGTAAAGCTCCTTTTCTTTGTAGATAGGTCAATCTTGACACAAGACCGATAGCACCTCTACGATTGAGAAGATTCAGTAATTCCTCTGAGGATTTATCATTAATTTCGGTGTTAATGGTATAGAGAAATACTTTTGGTAAGGTCACGTTGACAGACTCCGTGTTGGTATCTACCGATGTAGGAGCAATGTTGTCATTACCGATTATTTGAGATCGACTAGAAACCACAGTACCCGGATTGTCAGCTATACTTGTCGTGACTAATGTAGTTGCTTCTGGATTAAGAAAACGAGAGTTTTTTAGAGTTAATAAAAAATCATTAACAAGATCATAGGAATCGGCATAACCATTAATGATGAGAGATTTGTTTCCCGATTGGTTAATAGTCTGAATTTGAATCCCTGAAGGAGTGACACTACCAATTTCTGATAACATGGCAGACCAAGGTTTAATTTGGTTAAAGACACTAACCAAAATACCTATTTCATTACTAATAGCATCTATTTCTGTCTGAATTTGTTGAACTTGAGTATTTTGTCCTTGTAATCGTTGTATTTCTGCATCTAACTCAGCGATCGTTTTGTTAGTTGCGGCTTTTTGATTATTTAGGAAAAATAATGCCCCTCCCGTAGCGGCAATGAAACCGACGGCGACACCAGTACCAATCAAAATGGGTAACTGAATGGTTTTAGGAGTTGTTTTTTTAAATGCAGTGGTACCACTAGATGCGTCTAATTTACGATCCTTAAGGAAATTAATATCAATGTTGTACATAATTAACTCATCCTCATACCTAAACCGATTACTGTACCTAATCCGGCTCTTTGCATGACAGATAAATCCTCTTTAAATGTTAAAGATAAAGCCGAAATTGGATCAATCTGCATTGCTGGAAGACTCAATTTTTTAGTAAAAAACTCGTCAATTTGAGCTAATCCGGAACCAGGTCCTGCTAAAAGCAATTGTACTACTTCTACATCACCACTTTGGTTAAGATAGAAATTGATCGATCGACGCAATTCATCTACTAATTCCCCTAAAACCCTTAACAGAGAATCCATCCCCGGATTAATCCATGTTTGACTACTGGTGGTATTAGTTGTCGTTTGCTCTGGATTATTAGGGATCGTAATCTCTTGAAGTAATTCTGTATTTTTAGAAGTGGGTAAATTCATGGCTTGGGCTAAAGCCGTTTGCATTTGATAAGTACCGATGGGAATTGTTCGAGAAAATTGAGGCACACCTTCCACAATAATAGCGATTTCTGTAGTATCAAATTCAATATCTACTAAAACCACTGCTTCACTGGGAGAAAATTGTTTTAATTGCTCTTTGATAGTTCTAATTAAAGCAAAACTATTGATTTCTAGCACATTAACTTTTAAACCCGCTTGTTGAAAAGTCTCCAAATATAAATCAGTAACTTCTCGACGAGTTGCCACTAATAAAACTTGTACTTTTTCAATGCCATCATCATCTACAAAATAGCCCAATTTTTGATAATCGAGATCGACTTCTTCTCTGGGATAGGGTAGATAAAGACTAGCCTCATGGTTTAGTACTTGATCCCGTAATTCCTGATCATTTAATTCAGCAGGAATGGGAATAATACGAATAATCGACTCTTTCATTGGTACGGCGGTAGCGATTTGTTTGGGTTTAACTTTCGCTTCCTTCAATAATTGATCGATTAATTCTGCCAATCCGGGAGAATCAACAATTTGTCCCTCTTCAAAAATATTATCCGGAACATCGATCGAATGATATTTTAAAAGTTTATATTGTTGTCCTTTTTTTGCTAGTTGAGCTAGGGTAATTTTGTCAGGATTAATTTCTATTCCTACTCCATTACTGCCTCCTCCAAGCAAATTGTCAAAAAAACTTAACATTGTCCCTGCTCCTTTTCCGTATTTTTACGGATTCAAGATAAAGATTTTATAAACATATATTACCCTATTCAAATTAATAGATGATCATTTTAATTTTTAGGGATAAAAAATTATAATTTAATATTATCTCACTGTAGCAAAACGACTCTGTTAATTTTTTTTATGTTTTATCTTTTTGATTTTAGGTGTTAGATAATCAAAACCGTAATTAGGTTGTATAGCGATTATTAGTTAGTGTGGTTGGCAAATAAACCAAATTTATCTAAACTCAAGTTAAAATGTAACTATAGTAGTCAAATGCCCAAAAAGAAAATGAGTGAGACATTATCCCGAAAATTAAAAAAAATTTATCGCCAAGAAAAAATATCGACTTTTCTGGTTACTTTTGGGGTTGCAGATGCCATGTTAGGAGGCTTTAGTCAACGGTGGACTCTATTATCATTAGGTGTTTCGATCGCTGTTGCCGGAGGTGTGATAGGATGGTTACAAATCGAAAAAGCCCGCAAAGTAGCTTCTTTATCTACTCCAAGAAGGTATCTTTCTCCCAGTCGTACTAATTTACAACCACTCCCTACTCTCAAAAGAAAACAAGATTATCGATAAAAACTAGGTTTATTTTTTACTTAGTTATTAATTGTAAATCGATCGAGTTTTTGAGAGAACAAATTTTGTAAAAAAGATTGTCT from Geminocystis sp. NIES-3709 encodes the following:
- the ftsH2 gene encoding ATP-dependent zinc metalloprotease FtsH2 → MKLSWRTVLLWTIPFLVIGFFLWQGSFATNVSDNNNTASTRMTYGRFLEYLDKGRVSSVDLYENGRTAIVEAIDPELHQVQRLRVDLPGASPELITKLRESGVNFDSHPLRNEGAIWGILGNLVFPVLLIASLFFLFRRSSNMPGGPGQAMNFGKSRARFQMDAKTGIQFDDVAGIEEAKEELEEVVTFLKQPEKFTAVGARIPKGVLLVGPPGTGKTLLAKAIAGEAGVPFFSISGSEFVEMFVGVGASRVRDLFKKAKENAPCLIFIDEIDAVGRQRGAGIGGGNDEREQTLNQLLTEMDGFEGNTGIIVIAATNRADVLDSALMRPGRFDRQVMVDPPDFKGRIGVLEVHARNKKLASSVSIEAIARRTPGFSGADLANLLNEAAILTARRRKSEITLLEIDDAVDRVIAGMEGTPLVDSKSKRLIAYHEVGHAIVGTLLKDHDPVQKVTLIPRGQAQGLTWFTPNEEQGLTTKAQLMARIAGAMGGRAAEEEVFGYDEVTTGAGGDLQQVTGMARQMVTRFGMSELGSLSLEGQSGEVFLGGGFMNRAEYSEETASRIDSQIKTLAEHGHQIARQIVRDNREVIDRLVDLLIEKETIDGEEFRQIVAEYTTVPEKEQFVPQL
- a CDS encoding secretin and TonB N-terminal domain-containing protein; translation: MIKFSFNQIKFLSSSAVILLCWQSLAIANPSINKKLKIQPPPDSIAQTFPSNEQDVLVPNPTIKIDGKIVENTQPVPPPFSRAVAPPVGDMSVSNVTNNFPIIDLGTNATVPRLVLRDAPATEVLALLSRAAGLNIIFTDQQAEGQTTSTVSLDLQDEPVQDVFNSVLMISGLKANRQGNTIFVGSKLPPSVKNTITRSIRLNQYSAVGAARFLGTLGAQGNIIQLVETRERRDIVRTDTGQVTGQQTSDIAVEDITEEYTVIPLDIKPKEGEVLVLEGLTVHADPVHETITLVGEPHLIQVATNFLTQLDIRRRQVAVNVKVIDIALDNNTSFGMSFSGAVGDTGIIQQGGLGVINFGTSSQNLRGFPSPGNPNTGRITPSETGADLQNLDINQSLGSVLGRNFNVPQAFIAQIRANIQSGNGKVLTDPTLVVQEGQVGTVELVQDIVTSVVTEVDPETGIRTITPEITPAGLILSVNISKIDDNGFISLEVSPSISTPGTPQTFDSGGGASNIITPLIKRNVSSGKIRLRDGQTIILSGIITDEERNTVSKVPILGDLPLIGTLFRATNKDNRRSEVIVMLTPQVIDDAENNSGFGYNYTPSRETGDFLRDRGLNVPTNPY
- a CDS encoding type II and III secretion system protein, coding for MTTSFTTSDEFDPQDDGFGESGDYPQAFGITFTPQVSGIAIGVGGFLIAAYLFWSQVLPIWTELSELNNQKQEKQSQLSQLSSTELEQIIAGKQNELQETKDLKEDVMQLFSNDETIDTLLLDVNSFTNFSNVKMNSYVPAGEKQVVADDSLGSLATNNFEVKTINLDLEGTFNQLQLFLQDIERLQPLIVVQNLSTSTINPTQYLFENDQLLTVGEPTLKTTLTLKAVFPNIQPPEAPPAETTTPPAEGTPPAEGTTPPAEGTPPAEGEQPAN
- a CDS encoding PilN domain-containing protein, producing MYNIDINFLKDRKLDASSGTTAFKKTTPKTIQLPILIGTGVAVGFIAATGGALFFLNNQKAATNKTIAELDAEIQRLQGQNTQVQQIQTEIDAISNEIGILVSVFNQIKPWSAMLSEIGSVTPSGIQIQTINQSGNKSLIINGYADSYDLVNDFLLTLKNSRFLNPEATTLVTTSIADNPGTVVSSRSQIIGNDNIAPTSVDTNTESVNVTLPKVFLYTINTEINDKSSEELLNLLNRRGAIGLVSRLTYLQRKGALRLQPVAEPETKTETPAEGETTQ
- the pilM gene encoding type IV pilus assembly protein PilM yields the protein MLSFFDNLLGGGSNGVGIEINPDKITLAQLAKKGQQYKLLKYHSIDVPDNIFEEGQIVDSPGLAELIDQLLKEAKVKPKQIATAVPMKESIIRIIPIPAELNDQELRDQVLNHEASLYLPYPREEVDLDYQKLGYFVDDDGIEKVQVLLVATRREVTDLYLETFQQAGLKVNVLEINSFALIRTIKEQLKQFSPSEAVVLVDIEFDTTEIAIIVEGVPQFSRTIPIGTYQMQTALAQAMNLPTSKNTELLQEITIPNNPEQTTTNTTSSQTWINPGMDSLLRVLGELVDELRRSINFYLNQSGDVEVVQLLLAGPGSGLAQIDEFFTKKLSLPAMQIDPISALSLTFKEDLSVMQRAGLGTVIGLGMRMS